The following are from one region of the Cetobacterium somerae genome:
- the adiA gene encoding arginine decarboxylase — MKKIVYGDGSKVVLFKEGIKEGTEIGNRIEELVDEIKRRCMGIYTSDSYEDLEDVVAYDKGIDCLLLSWPNNKEEKEAIDVINKLHESQEGVPVFLLTHKADALENLSREVYEHVEEIIWILQEEIGFLGERIQRAVERYNDNLLPPLTKAVFNYNKVAEYSWAAPGHQGGVGFTKTALGRRFFDFYDENLFRSDTGIERTSIGSLLDHTGAFLEGEKLAAKVFGADRSYNVLVGTSGSNRTIMQGVLTDEDIALVDRNCHKSIEQGLIITGAKPVYMKPTRNRYGIIGPILPNEMKKEEVAKKIDESPLVPEKMKSQNPIYSVVTNCTYDGVCYNAMKVEDLFQPYIERIHFDEAWYGYARFNEMYKNHYAMRGEAKDYKGNATVFATHSTHKLLNALSQASYVHMRKGKNPIIEERFNQAYMMHATTSPLYAIAVSNEVGAAMMQGKTGKFLTDEVLKEAIDFRKMVGKYHKEYRQEGEWFFKPWNAETVKDPKTGKVYNFEDAPTELLMTEQSCWRMDPKDTWHGFQGLPEDWAMLDPIKVSILAPGMNEDGELAEKGVPAQLISYYFSKYGVVPTRTTDFQIMFLFSMGISKGKWGTLLDLLVSFKREYDNNTPLRKIFPELVEGREERYGNLGMKELGDEIFQYLKEHNLGKYLNEAYSGLPEQVMSPREAYNKIVKNEVELVPAKELEGRVAANAVIPYPPGIPMLMSGESFGAADSAQISYLRALATWDKQFPGFEHETEGTAVIDEEYHVLCVKK, encoded by the coding sequence ATGAAAAAAATAGTTTATGGCGATGGAAGTAAAGTCGTACTATTTAAAGAGGGGATTAAAGAAGGAACAGAGATTGGAAATAGAATTGAAGAATTAGTAGATGAAATAAAAAGAAGATGTATGGGGATTTATACTTCAGATTCGTATGAGGACTTAGAAGATGTAGTAGCATATGATAAAGGGATAGATTGTTTATTATTATCTTGGCCAAATAATAAAGAAGAGAAAGAAGCAATAGATGTTATAAATAAGTTGCATGAAAGTCAAGAGGGTGTACCTGTATTTTTATTAACACATAAAGCTGATGCTTTAGAAAATTTAAGTAGAGAAGTTTATGAGCATGTAGAAGAGATAATTTGGATTTTACAAGAAGAGATAGGATTTTTAGGAGAGAGAATTCAAAGGGCAGTAGAGAGATATAATGATAATTTACTACCTCCATTGACAAAAGCTGTATTTAACTATAATAAAGTAGCAGAATATTCGTGGGCTGCTCCTGGGCATCAAGGAGGAGTTGGATTTACCAAAACAGCTTTAGGAAGAAGATTTTTTGATTTTTATGATGAAAATTTATTTAGATCAGATACAGGAATAGAAAGAACGTCTATAGGGTCCTTATTAGACCATACAGGAGCATTTTTAGAGGGAGAGAAACTAGCAGCAAAAGTATTTGGAGCTGATAGATCATACAATGTTCTTGTTGGAACCTCAGGTTCTAATAGAACAATAATGCAAGGTGTTTTAACAGATGAAGATATAGCTTTAGTGGATAGGAATTGTCATAAGTCTATTGAGCAAGGGTTAATAATAACAGGTGCAAAACCAGTTTATATGAAACCAACAAGAAATAGATATGGAATAATCGGACCGATATTGCCAAATGAAATGAAAAAAGAAGAGGTTGCTAAAAAAATAGATGAAAGTCCATTAGTTCCTGAAAAGATGAAATCACAAAATCCAATCTATTCAGTTGTAACAAACTGTACTTATGATGGAGTTTGTTACAATGCAATGAAGGTAGAGGATTTATTTCAACCATATATAGAGAGAATACATTTTGACGAAGCTTGGTATGGATATGCTAGATTTAATGAAATGTATAAAAATCACTATGCAATGAGAGGAGAAGCTAAAGATTATAAAGGTAATGCAACAGTATTTGCAACACATTCAACTCATAAACTATTAAATGCTTTATCTCAAGCCTCATATGTACATATGAGAAAAGGAAAAAATCCAATAATAGAGGAACGTTTTAATCAGGCTTATATGATGCATGCGACAACTTCACCTCTTTATGCAATTGCAGTATCGAATGAAGTTGGAGCAGCAATGATGCAAGGTAAAACAGGTAAATTTTTAACAGATGAGGTATTAAAAGAAGCTATTGATTTTAGAAAAATGGTAGGGAAATATCATAAAGAATATAGACAAGAAGGAGAATGGTTCTTTAAACCTTGGAATGCTGAAACAGTAAAAGACCCTAAAACAGGAAAAGTTTATAATTTTGAAGATGCTCCAACAGAGTTATTAATGACAGAACAATCTTGTTGGAGAATGGATCCAAAAGATACATGGCATGGATTCCAAGGGCTACCTGAGGATTGGGCAATGTTAGATCCTATAAAAGTAAGCATTTTAGCTCCTGGAATGAATGAAGATGGAGAATTGGCAGAAAAAGGTGTTCCAGCTCAATTGATTTCATATTATTTTTCAAAATACGGTGTAGTTCCAACAAGAACAACTGATTTCCAAATAATGTTTTTATTCTCGATGGGAATCAGTAAAGGTAAATGGGGGACATTATTAGACTTATTAGTTTCATTTAAAAGAGAATATGATAATAATACTCCATTAAGAAAGATATTCCCAGAATTGGTTGAAGGAAGGGAAGAGAGATACGGAAATTTAGGGATGAAAGAGTTGGGAGATGAAATCTTCCAATATCTAAAAGAGCATAATTTAGGAAAATACTTAAATGAAGCTTATTCGGGGTTGCCAGAGCAGGTTATGAGTCCTAGAGAAGCGTATAATAAAATAGTTAAAAATGAAGTAGAACTTGTTCCTGCCAAAGAGCTTGAAGGAAGAGTGGCAGCAAATGCTGTAATACCATATCCACCTGGAATTCCAATGTTAATGTCAGGAGAAAGTTTTGGTGCAGCGGATAGTGCTCAAATATCTTATTTAAGAGCTTTAGCTACATGGGATAAGCAATTTCCAGGATTTGAACATGAAACAGAAGGAACGGCAGTTATAGATGAAGAATATCATGTTCTTTGTGTAAAGAAATAA